One window from the genome of Enterobacteriaceae bacterium Kacie_13 encodes:
- a CDS encoding DUF441 family protein has protein sequence MAFLDPTLLILLVFAGLGIISHNSAVTIAMFFLLTVRITPLNTFFPWIEKYGLTIGIIILTIGVMAPIASGKISASTVVHSFFHWKSIAAILVGVLVSWLGGRGLTLMGTQPHLVAGLLVGTVLGVALFKGVPVGPLIAAGLLSMLVGKT, from the coding sequence ATGGCTTTTCTCGATCCAACGCTTTTGATCTTACTGGTATTCGCCGGGCTGGGCATTATCAGCCACAACAGCGCGGTGACTATCGCGATGTTCTTCCTGCTGACGGTGCGCATCACGCCGCTGAATACCTTCTTCCCGTGGATTGAAAAATACGGTCTGACTATCGGCATTATTATTCTCACCATCGGGGTGATGGCGCCGATCGCCAGCGGAAAAATAAGTGCCAGTACCGTCGTGCATTCGTTCTTCCACTGGAAATCCATCGCCGCCATTTTGGTTGGCGTGCTGGTGTCGTGGCTCGGCGGACGCGGACTGACGCTGATGGGCACTCAGCCGCACCTTGTTGCCGGTTTGCTGGTGGGTACGGTGCTCGGCGTGGCGCTGTTTAAAGGTGTGCCGGTCGGGCCGCTTATCGCCGCCGGGTTGCTCTCCATGCTGGTCGGGAAAACCTGA
- a CDS encoding GNAT family N-acetyltransferase, with protein MPAVSATSLQLQMLRRGVRCVLVFSGEADWCVAQALDFSVNGAGDWLWISDSPPVGVNACSPSAAHSLLGQDIFHGIFDARNGLNVDALAAFSGTLKAGSWLVLLVPDWCRWSQLPDADSLRWSEQPQAIPTPRFIRRFQALLESTPHVALCRQHQPFLLSPLPPAPDWLPPEGQPTPEQQKILQRLMRAKSGVWVLTAPRGRGKSRLAGMLAAQWPGSCWVTAPGKRPAGQILELAPESTYFIAPDALLARCREAAVEGADWLIIDEAAAIPAPMLAELVTAFPRVLLTTTVQGYEGTGRGFLLKFCASLPHWHDLRLTAPIRWSEQDLLEPLIGEALLFGEPLTDVKNVGGRSDIFTPDADDWLRHPALLQDFYGLLTSAHYRTSPLDLRRLLDAPGMTFSAARQGDILTGALWLVDEGGLSPELAHDVWAGRRRPRGNLVAQSLAAHAGLEQAAVLRSRRISRIAVHPAFRRQGIARTLLTEQKQRARKQGLDFLSVSFGYTGELAALWQQAGFHLARISTQKEASSGCYAVMAILPVSLTGRDLAQTAEQQLHRDWRWLAPLMEITLPLPLGAETALNEADWRELAGFAFAHRPLESSLPALNRLLLMSQLPLPALRAHLQQGKNVAEVVQTAGLSGRKALVQRWRQETQQALVALDSAVCERWRQRI; from the coding sequence ATGCCTGCGGTATCGGCCACATCGTTACAACTACAGATGCTGCGCCGGGGCGTGCGGTGCGTGTTGGTATTCAGCGGTGAAGCGGACTGGTGTGTAGCGCAGGCACTCGATTTTTCGGTAAACGGCGCCGGAGACTGGCTGTGGATCAGTGATTCACCGCCTGTGGGAGTGAACGCCTGCTCACCGTCTGCGGCGCATTCGCTGCTCGGTCAGGATATTTTTCACGGCATTTTTGATGCCCGCAACGGGCTGAACGTGGACGCGCTGGCAGCGTTTTCGGGTACGCTAAAAGCCGGGAGCTGGCTGGTTTTGCTGGTACCGGACTGGTGCCGCTGGTCACAGTTACCTGATGCCGACAGCCTGCGCTGGAGCGAACAACCACAGGCGATCCCCACGCCGCGTTTTATCCGCCGTTTTCAGGCATTACTGGAAAGCACGCCGCATGTCGCACTGTGCAGGCAACATCAACCTTTTTTACTTTCTCCTTTACCGCCTGCACCTGACTGGCTGCCACCCGAGGGGCAACCGACGCCCGAGCAGCAAAAGATTTTACAGCGGCTGATGCGGGCCAAATCCGGTGTGTGGGTGCTGACTGCGCCGCGCGGTCGTGGTAAGTCGCGGCTGGCGGGAATGCTGGCCGCGCAGTGGCCGGGCAGCTGTTGGGTGACTGCGCCGGGTAAGCGCCCGGCAGGTCAGATCCTCGAACTCGCGCCCGAAAGCACCTATTTTATCGCGCCCGATGCCCTGCTGGCGCGGTGCCGTGAAGCAGCGGTGGAGGGGGCGGACTGGCTGATTATCGATGAAGCCGCTGCTATTCCTGCGCCGATGCTGGCGGAGCTGGTGACGGCTTTCCCGCGTGTGTTGCTCACCACCACGGTGCAGGGTTACGAAGGCACCGGACGCGGATTCCTGCTGAAGTTTTGCGCCTCGCTGCCGCACTGGCACGATCTAAGGCTGACCGCGCCGATCCGCTGGTCAGAACAGGATCTGCTCGAGCCGCTGATCGGGGAAGCATTACTTTTCGGCGAGCCCCTGACGGACGTTAAAAACGTGGGTGGACGTTCGGACATATTTACCCCCGATGCCGACGACTGGCTGCGGCATCCTGCGCTGTTACAGGATTTCTACGGCCTGCTGACCAGCGCGCACTACCGCACGTCGCCGCTGGATTTACGCCGTTTGCTGGATGCGCCGGGCATGACTTTCAGCGCCGCCCGACAGGGCGATATTCTGACCGGCGCGCTGTGGCTGGTGGATGAGGGCGGGCTGAGCCCGGAACTGGCACACGACGTCTGGGCGGGAAGACGACGCCCGCGCGGAAATCTGGTGGCGCAGTCACTTGCTGCCCATGCCGGACTGGAGCAGGCGGCGGTATTGCGTTCGCGACGCATCAGCCGCATAGCGGTGCATCCGGCATTCCGGCGTCAGGGCATTGCCCGCACGTTGCTGACGGAACAAAAGCAGCGCGCACGCAAACAGGGGTTAGATTTCCTGTCAGTGAGTTTTGGGTATACCGGTGAGCTGGCTGCCCTGTGGCAGCAGGCCGGATTCCACCTTGCACGCATCAGCACGCAGAAAGAAGCCAGCAGCGGATGTTATGCCGTGATGGCGATTTTACCGGTGAGTCTGACGGGGCGGGATCTGGCGCAGACGGCTGAGCAGCAACTTCATCGCGACTGGCGCTGGCTGGCACCGCTGATGGAAATTACTTTACCGCTTCCACTTGGCGCAGAGACAGCACTCAATGAGGCCGACTGGCGCGAACTGGCCGGATTCGCCTTCGCGCACCGGCCGCTGGAAAGCAGCCTGCCCGCGCTCAACCGCTTGCTGCTTATGAGTCAGTTGCCCCTTCCGGCGCTGCGGGCGCATCTGCAACAAGGGAAAAATGTGGCGGAAGTGGTGCAGACGGCGGGGCTGTCGGGGCGAAAAGCGCTGGTTCAGCGCTGGCGACAGGAAACGCAGCAGGCGCTGGTGGCGCTGGACTCAGCGGTCTGCGAACGCTGGCGGCAAAGAATTTAA